A DNA window from Agarivorans sp. TSD2052 contains the following coding sequences:
- the cmk gene encoding (d)CMP kinase translates to MTQHVPVVTVDGPSGSGKGTLCQRLAQHYHWQLLDSGAIYRVLALAAIHHDVQLDNEEALSLLAAHLDVRFEAINGQTMVILEGEDVSLEIRKETAGNAASKVAAFPRVREALLRRQRGFKSLPGLIADGRDMGTVVFVDAPAKIFLDASAAIRAERRYNQLQDKGFDVSFDHLLSEIEERDQRDRNRSVAPLVPAQDALVIDSTALSIDEVVSMSIAFIDEKLTQ, encoded by the coding sequence ATGACGCAACACGTTCCAGTAGTGACAGTAGACGGCCCAAGTGGGTCAGGCAAAGGGACGTTATGTCAACGTTTAGCCCAGCACTATCATTGGCAATTATTAGATAGCGGCGCGATTTATCGTGTGTTGGCACTCGCAGCTATTCATCATGATGTGCAATTAGATAACGAAGAAGCATTGAGCTTATTGGCCGCCCATTTAGATGTTCGGTTTGAAGCGATCAATGGCCAAACCATGGTGATATTAGAGGGAGAAGATGTTTCCCTTGAAATCCGTAAAGAAACGGCAGGTAATGCCGCTTCTAAAGTGGCTGCTTTTCCGCGTGTACGCGAGGCCCTATTACGTAGGCAACGCGGATTTAAAAGCTTACCGGGCTTAATTGCCGATGGTCGAGATATGGGGACGGTGGTATTTGTTGACGCCCCAGCAAAGATTTTTTTAGATGCGAGCGCGGCGATACGGGCCGAGCGGCGCTATAATCAGTTGCAAGATAAAGGCTTTGATGTTAGTTTTGACCACCTTTTGAGCGAAATTGAAGAACGAGACCAACGAGATAGAAACCGTTCGGTTGCTCCTTTAGTTCCTGCTCAAGATGCGTTAGTAATTGATTCTACTGCACTTTCTATTGATGAAGTGGTTTCAATGTCGATAGCGTTTATCGACGAAAAATTAACCCAGTAA
- a CDS encoding sigma-54-dependent transcriptional regulator yields the protein MSQSKILIVEDDAGLREALIDTLGLAGYHCEQAESGEAALVILSNQSIDLVVSDVQMGGMDGLSLLKNIKQKWPLIPVLLMTAYAKIDDAVSAMRDGAIDYLSKPFSPEVLLNQVGRFAPAVKVEKREPVYGDPVTEALLNISQKVAASEATVLISGPSGAGKEVLSRYIHDCSPRSEQAFVAINCAAIPENMLEATLFGYEKGAFTGAIKACPGKFEQAQGGTILLDEISEMDLGLQAKLLRVLQEKEVERLGSRKMIKLDVRVIATSNRDMREIVSLGHFREDLYYRLNVFPLNWVPLNQRKGDIIPLANHLLRRHSERACELSLSAQHKLLNHIWPGNVRELDNVMQRALILANESTIDADCLIIENQYEPMLFTEAAEENGSNGEPLGLELKQQEQQIILETLKACNGKRKDVAEKLGISPRTLRYKLARIKGAGIELPA from the coding sequence ATGAGTCAATCAAAAATACTCATTGTTGAAGATGACGCCGGACTACGCGAAGCACTCATTGATACGCTTGGATTGGCGGGGTATCACTGTGAACAAGCAGAGAGTGGTGAGGCCGCATTAGTTATTTTGTCTAATCAATCTATTGATCTGGTGGTTAGTGACGTGCAAATGGGCGGAATGGATGGCTTAAGTTTATTAAAAAACATTAAGCAAAAATGGCCTTTAATCCCCGTGTTACTGATGACGGCCTACGCCAAAATTGATGATGCCGTTTCAGCAATGCGAGACGGTGCCATTGATTACCTATCTAAACCTTTCTCGCCCGAGGTGCTGCTCAATCAGGTGGGGCGGTTTGCTCCAGCTGTAAAGGTTGAAAAAAGAGAGCCTGTTTATGGCGATCCAGTCACCGAAGCATTACTAAATATCAGCCAAAAAGTGGCCGCTTCTGAAGCGACGGTATTAATTAGTGGGCCCAGTGGTGCAGGTAAAGAGGTGTTGTCTCGTTATATCCATGATTGTTCGCCACGCAGCGAGCAAGCGTTTGTTGCGATTAACTGTGCTGCGATCCCTGAAAATATGCTTGAGGCCACGTTGTTTGGTTATGAAAAAGGGGCCTTCACTGGCGCTATAAAAGCCTGCCCAGGCAAATTTGAACAAGCTCAGGGCGGCACCATACTGTTAGATGAAATCAGCGAAATGGACTTAGGGCTGCAAGCTAAACTGCTGCGGGTACTGCAGGAAAAAGAAGTTGAGCGTTTGGGCAGTCGCAAAATGATTAAGTTAGATGTTCGTGTCATTGCCACCAGTAACCGTGATATGCGAGAAATTGTCAGTTTAGGACATTTTCGAGAAGACCTATATTACCGCCTGAACGTGTTCCCATTAAATTGGGTGCCGCTAAATCAGCGTAAAGGCGATATCATCCCCTTGGCTAACCATTTGTTGCGAAGACATAGTGAGAGGGCCTGTGAGTTAAGTTTAAGTGCTCAACATAAGTTGTTGAATCACATTTGGCCGGGCAATGTCCGTGAGCTAGATAATGTTATGCAACGCGCGCTAATTTTAGCCAATGAGTCCACTATAGATGCTGATTGTTTGATTATTGAAAATCAGTATGAGCCAATGCTATTCACTGAAGCGGCGGAAGAAAATGGTTCAAATGGCGAACCTTTAGGTTTAGAACTTAAGCAACAAGAGCAACAAATAATTTTAGAAACCTTAAAAGCCTGCAACGGTAAGCGCAAAGATGTGGCGGAAAAATTGGGTATTAGTCCCAGAACCTTACGCTATAAACTTGCTCGGATAAAAGGTGCAGGAATTGAACTTCCTGCTTAA
- the rpsA gene encoding 30S ribosomal protein S1: MTESFAQLFEESLQNLEFRSGSIVKGTVVGIENGMVLVDAGLKSESAIPAEQFKNAAGELEVEVGAEVDVALDAVEDGFGETVLSREKAKRHESWIQLESAYEEQATVVGIINGKVKGGFTVEVNTIRAFLPGSLVDVRPVRDTAHLEGKELEFKVIKLDQKRNNVVVSRRAVIETENSVERDQLLENLQEGQEVKGIVKNLTDYGAFVDLGGVDGLLHITDMAWKRVKHPSEIVNVGDEINVKVLKFDRERTRVSLGLKQLGEDPWVAIANRYPEGARLEGRVTNLTDYGCFVEIEDGVEGLVHVSEMDWTNKNIHPSKVVNVGDLVEVMVLDIDEERRRISLGLKQCKVNPWELFASTHDKNDKVSGKIKSITDFGIFIGLDGGIDGLVHLSDISWDAQGEEAVRDFKKGDEIEAVVLQVDAERERISLGVKQLAEDPFNNYLADLKKGALVNGTVSEVDAKGATIELASGVEGYLRAGDVSRDRVEDASLVLSVGDKLEAKFVGVDRKNRVISLSIRAKDEADEKEAMATLNKKEDAQIGNAMADAFKSALKGE, encoded by the coding sequence ATGACTGAATCTTTTGCTCAACTCTTTGAAGAGTCTCTACAGAATTTGGAATTTCGTTCTGGTTCTATTGTTAAAGGTACTGTAGTAGGTATCGAAAACGGTATGGTATTAGTAGACGCTGGCCTTAAGTCAGAATCTGCCATTCCTGCCGAGCAGTTTAAAAATGCTGCTGGTGAATTGGAAGTTGAAGTAGGCGCTGAAGTAGACGTAGCCCTTGACGCTGTTGAAGATGGTTTCGGTGAAACTGTTCTTTCTCGCGAAAAAGCTAAACGTCACGAGTCTTGGATCCAACTTGAGAGTGCTTACGAAGAGCAAGCAACGGTTGTTGGTATCATCAATGGTAAAGTTAAAGGTGGCTTTACAGTTGAAGTTAACACCATCCGTGCATTCTTGCCTGGTTCACTAGTTGACGTTCGCCCAGTTCGCGATACCGCTCACCTAGAAGGCAAAGAGCTTGAATTTAAAGTTATCAAGCTTGACCAGAAACGTAACAACGTAGTGGTATCTCGTCGTGCTGTTATCGAAACTGAAAACAGTGTTGAACGTGATCAACTTCTTGAGAACCTACAAGAAGGTCAAGAAGTTAAAGGTATCGTTAAGAACCTTACTGACTACGGTGCATTCGTTGATCTTGGCGGTGTTGACGGTCTTCTACACATCACTGACATGGCTTGGAAACGCGTTAAGCACCCAAGCGAAATTGTTAATGTTGGCGATGAAATCAACGTTAAAGTACTTAAGTTTGACCGTGAGCGCACTCGTGTATCTCTAGGTCTTAAACAGCTGGGTGAAGATCCATGGGTAGCAATTGCTAACCGTTACCCAGAAGGTGCTCGTCTTGAAGGTCGCGTAACTAACCTTACTGACTACGGTTGTTTCGTTGAAATCGAAGACGGTGTTGAAGGTCTAGTTCACGTTTCTGAAATGGATTGGACTAACAAAAACATCCACCCATCTAAAGTGGTTAACGTGGGTGACCTTGTTGAAGTTATGGTATTGGATATTGACGAAGAACGTCGTCGTATCTCGCTTGGTTTGAAACAGTGTAAAGTTAATCCATGGGAGCTATTCGCTAGCACTCACGATAAGAACGACAAAGTTTCAGGTAAAATCAAGTCTATCACTGACTTTGGTATCTTCATCGGCCTTGACGGCGGTATTGACGGTCTTGTTCACCTATCTGACATCTCTTGGGATGCTCAAGGTGAAGAAGCGGTTCGCGACTTTAAGAAAGGCGACGAAATCGAAGCTGTTGTACTACAAGTTGACGCAGAACGTGAGCGCATTAGCCTAGGTGTTAAACAGCTTGCTGAAGACCCATTCAACAACTACTTAGCTGACCTTAAGAAAGGTGCCCTAGTAAACGGTACTGTTTCTGAAGTTGATGCTAAAGGCGCAACTATCGAACTAGCAAGTGGCGTTGAAGGTTACTTACGTGCTGGCGATGTTAGCCGTGACCGTGTTGAAGATGCTTCACTGGTTCTTTCTGTTGGCGACAAGCTTGAAGCTAAGTTTGTTGGTGTTGACCGTAAGAACCGCGTAATCAGCCTTTCTATCCGTGCTAAAGACGAAGCGGACGAGAAAGAAGCGATGGCTACTCTGAACAAGAAAGAAGATGCTCAGATTGGTAACGCAATGGCTGACGCATTCAAATCAGCGCTTAAAGGCGAATAA
- a CDS encoding integration host factor subunit beta, with protein MTKSDLIEILASKHIQFTSKEIESAIKEILEQMTCSLQEGDRIEIRGFGSFSLHFRAPRVGRNPKTGEKVELSGKHVPHFKPGKELRERVNNDL; from the coding sequence ATGACTAAATCTGATTTAATTGAAATACTCGCGAGTAAACATATTCAATTTACCAGTAAAGAAATTGAGTCGGCAATTAAAGAAATCTTAGAGCAAATGACCTGTTCACTACAGGAAGGCGATAGGATTGAAATCCGTGGTTTTGGTAGTTTTTCTCTGCATTTTAGAGCGCCTCGAGTAGGTAGAAATCCAAAGACCGGTGAGAAAGTCGAGCTTTCTGGTAAACATGTTCCTCACTTTAAACCTGGTAAAGAATTGCGAGAACGGGTAAATAACGACCTATAG
- a CDS encoding LapA family protein, whose amino-acid sequence MKAIFSTLLLVVLFVTALAVGAQNDEIVSVNYLIAESDMRLSWLMAGLFITGFITCLLFLLAFYTRIRMESASLKRRLAKQQKQLNKLQNEMVKDN is encoded by the coding sequence GTGAAAGCAATATTTTCTACATTACTTTTGGTTGTGTTGTTTGTAACAGCGTTAGCTGTTGGCGCTCAGAATGACGAAATTGTGAGTGTTAATTATCTTATCGCTGAATCTGACATGCGACTCTCATGGTTAATGGCTGGCTTATTTATTACCGGTTTTATTACCTGTTTACTGTTTTTGTTGGCCTTCTATACACGCATTCGTATGGAAAGCGCAAGCTTAAAGCGGCGTTTGGCAAAACAACAGAAACAACTGAATAAACTGCAAAACGAGATGGTCAAGGATAATTAA